From the Lactuca sativa cultivar Salinas chromosome 9, Lsat_Salinas_v11, whole genome shotgun sequence genome, the window caaggacaaTATAGGCGCGCTGCATAGTGCCTacttcagtgtttggaatgcagcgtcttatcccaccccccccccccaattgaAAGTTACACCCTTCTGGGTCCAGGTGGTAACTGGTTTAGCAATATATGAGAAGTTTtgtataaatcttcggtaatagccaacaaggcccaagaattgtcggatttccgttggggttcttggagctgaccagttcttGATAGCCTTGATTGTGGAAGGGTCCATCTGTATCCGGTCTTTGCTAACAACTtcacctaggaaatctactttccgaatccaaaattcgcattttgagAATTTTTCGTATAGCTTCTCTTTTTTTAAAGTTTCCAAGATTCATCGGAGGTGTTGACCATGTTCCTCTTtactctttgaataaatgagtatatcgtctaCAAATACGATCACAAATTTGTCCAGAAATGAATGgcacactcggttcattaagtccatgaacaccgccggtgcatttgttaatccaaagggcatcattACAAACTcttagtgaccataacgagtttgaaaggatGTTTTGGGAATatctccttccaagactcgtAGCTAATGATACtcggatctcaaatcgatctatgagaaataactcgctccttggagttggtcgaacaagtcgtcaatgcatggtaggggatatcggttcttgatagtgagcttgttgagttcctggtaatcgatacacaagcagaaagatccatccttcttctttacgaacaggaCTAGTGCTCccaaaggtgagaagctcggtctgatgaatcctttattgAGTAGTTCGTTTAATTGGATGGATAATTCTTGCACCTCAGCTAGCGCTAGGCGATACGACgacttagctactggggtagctctttgaattaagtcgattctgaactcgacttgtcgttctgGTGGGACTCCTGGAAGGTCTTCAGGGAAGACATCGGGAAAATTGCAGACCTCTGGAATGTCTTTAAGGTCTTTCccttctttttccttatctactacgtgggctaagaaggcatggtactccttacgcaggtatttttgggctttgatgcaagagatgatttgtaaattggtgCCGGATTtctcaccataaatgacaagagtttcactATTTGGAAAATTTAGGCGTACGACCCTTTcttgacaaagtatatcggcatggtgtaggcttaaccaatccataccgatgatgacatcaaagctctttatagtgatAATCATTAGATTGATTTGAAATGAATGTTCGTTTAGAGTTAGCGTGCagcctatgtatatatcgtttgTGTTTTCTATTCtaccgttttccatttctaccgTAAATATCTTAATGAGTGATTGTGGATTCTGTGTTAGTAtctgtttgaatttatgactcacgaaactcctctatgcaccacaatcaaagagtatgcatgcataagcgttATTGAGGACAAACTTACCCATAACCATCGTGGGATCAGCTATTGCTTCGTTCTACCCTATTGACAGCACTCTTCCTGTGCCGCCAGCATTCCttgccttagggcagtccctcttgtagtgtccaGCCTCACCACACGCATAACACGCCTGGCCCATGCCGACTCCTGGGACTCGGGTGATTGGTCGTGTcggtgccctacagaaacgggcagtgtgccctttcctgttgcagttgttgCAGTGCATCTCTCGACAATTTCCGTTGTGATGAAGATTGTATTTGCTGCATTTTGGTAGGATCCCAGCATACTGCCTTGCTGGCGTAGAGGTAACAGGAGCAACAGCAGGGGCAGTAGCGGCAGGGACTGCCACTATTTTTTGCTTCTTGGAAGGTTCCTGTGAAAATTGactcttcctcttgttccaaaacttcttcttgctattgttgttggtactgatgttgttgttgtttcctatgGTTTGCTCAGGGATAGCAGTTGCGAGGCCTTGACAGATTCCATGGTCAATTAgagcttgtgccaactgtttggcgCTATCAAAAGTGACTGGTTTGGAAACTAGTACACTTCCTCGAATCTGGGGTGagagtccccagatgtatctttcgatcttcttgctctctagagcaaccatgCCTAGGAAAATGATTGCCAAATCActaaacctattggtataggttgtgatgtcAGAGCCTACCATAGTATggccccaaagttcctgctcTAGCTTTTGTACTTCGCCCCTTGGAGAATACTCTTGCATTAACATTTGCTTTagattctcccagcccatagaaTTTTCCACTACCAGAGTTGGTGACTTGACATGttcattccaccatgtcagagctcTCTCAGAGAATGTACAAGCGACAAATTTTATCTTGCGCACTTCCAAGCATGCAAAGATCTCAAAAACCGCttttgttttctctatccattgtgatagagccattatccctcTAGATCCGTTAAAAGTTATGGGCTTgctattggtgaagtccttgaaaGTGAAATCCCCTGAACGACCCTGGTGTTGGCCATTCGTAGAGCTATTTACTCCACTTTCGGACCCATTATTACTCATCTGTACCATTGTTGCTGTCACTGCAGCTGTTACAACAGCTATCAAGGCGGCATTATCCattgatggaggtggtggtggtggtggaggtgttgcGTTGTTGACATGGCGTGTAGATCTATGGGGCGGCATCATGCTGCTAAGGAAATAGAATGAAGAACATAAGTTTTTAATGATTTGAAGTTGTGTGTTaataaatttgttatttttatcAATTTATCAATTCAACTGACCTACCCAAGGTTTGGAGTTTGACTCATAATAAAAAGTTTGTATAGTGATTGATAAACTTATGAATCTGAGTGGTAGTGAAAGAATTTCCATACAAAGGAATTTGTTCATATATATTAAACACATGCCAAGTTACATTTGAAGTTAGGAAAATTTCAACCCTTCTAAGGATCTCCGATACAGAAGTTAAagaaaagtaagacttttagccgatttcctattctataacaaaattttgggATTCAGAAAGTACTACTTGCGACGTAATTTGTGCTTGGAGCTTGACACCGCGTCTGATTGCTTtgcttccataagacgcctatcgaaggcggcttgcTATTCCCTTATCTCAGAGAGGACTGCAATCAGTTGAGCTTGGAATATGTCGACGCGGAGCTGGGCATCATCCTACAACTTATCCAGTcgacggatgtcggaagtgtgaacttgTACTTGCACGTTGACTTCCCAAATCTGGTTTGCTTGGACCCCGGATcgataggactggttggctagtttgcctaTCATGACTGGGAGAGCTTGGTCGGCTGAACCTCCATCCCTGAtgtcgtagaagtcccgacacatattGTAGGGAGGTCGTACTCCTTGTTGTTGGTTCCAATGGTgaaggtgacttccccaaatggGAGTTGGTCCCTGAAAGTTCCTCTTATGTGCGGGAGGTTGGGCGACTGGTGCGTCGATTACTTTTGGTTCTGAGTGAGTTCCAAAGTCATCCCCTTCTTCTAACTCTATGGGCTCTTCATCCTCTTCGTGGTCCTCCTCTACCCATCCTCTATTGCCCTGATTCGGGTAGTAGAGGTCCCCTGGTGGGTGGAATCTAGCCATTGTGTCTGTGCGAGAATAGAGATGTGAGAATTGTCAGGAATTTTAAAACATGTACATCTAAATATGTAAGTTAAACTATTATatttaccaaatactcctata encodes:
- the LOC128129149 gene encoding uncharacterized protein LOC128129149: MPPHRSTRHVNNATPPPPPPPPSMDNAALIAVVTAAVTATMVQMSNNGSESGVNSSTNGQHQGRSGDFTFKDFTNSKPITFNGSRGIMALSQWIEKTKAVFEIFACLEVRKIKFVACTFSERALTWWNEHVKSPTLVVENSMGWENLKQMLMQEYSPRGEVQKLEQELWGHTMVGSDITTYTNRFSDLAIIFLGMVALESKKIERYIWGLSPQIRGSVLVSKPVTFDSAKQLAQALIDHGICQGLATAIPEQTIGNNNNIMAVPAATAPAVAPVTSTPARQYAGILPKCSKYNLHHNGNCREMHCNNCNRKGHTARFCRAPTRPITRVPGVGMGQACYACGEAGHYKRDCPKARNAGGTGRVLSIG